The Mycolicibacterium monacense genome contains the following window.
CATGGTCGATAGCGAGGTCATCCGGGGCGCTGTCCAATTGGCTTGCCGTGCGCCGTCATTGCACAACAGCCAACCCTGGCGCTGGGTCGTCGACACCGACGGGCTGAAGCTGTTCCTCGACCCCGCGCGGCTGATGTTCTCGGCGGACAGTTCCGGCCGCGAGGCCGTGATCAGTTGCGGCGCGGTACTTCACCATCTTCGGGTCGCGTTGGCGGCCGCGGGATTTGCCGCCCACGTCGACCGGCTGCCGGACCCGAACCACCGCGACCACCTGGCGACGGTCACCGTGACGTCGATGGACTTCGTCACCGAGGCCCACCGGCGGCGTGCCGACGCGATCCTGTTGCGCCGCACCGACCGTCTCCCGATGGCGGCCGCGCCGGCCTGGGAGTCCTTCGAACAGTGGATGCGCACCCGCCTGGAGGCCGACGTCCAACTCGACGTGCTGGCCGACCACGCCCGCCCCCGGCTCGCCGAGACCTCTCACATGACCGAGGCCCTGCGCCTCTACGACTCGTCGTACCACGCCGAACTCAGTTGGTGGACGGCGCCGTTCGAGATCAGCGCGGGTATCCCGCAGAGTGCGCTGGTGTCCGCCGAAGAGAGCGAACGGGTCGACCTCGGCCGGAGCTTCCCCGTCACCCGGGGCGCGGAGCGGCGCGCGGCCATCGACGAGGACCGCGCCACCATCGTCGTGCTGTCCACCGATGGCGACGACCGCCTCGACGCGCTGCGCAGCGGTGAGGCGATGTCCGCGGTGCTGCTCGAGGCCACCATGGCCGGGCTGGCCACCTGCACCGTCACCCACGTCACCGAACTGGAGTCCAGTCGCGCGCTCGTCGGCGGATTGCTCGAGCGGGAGGCGCGGCCACAGGTACTGATACGCATCGGGCTGGCACCCGCGATCGAACAGGTGCCCCCGCCCACGCCACGCAGGGCCCTCGAGGAGGTCCTGCAGTTCGGTTAGGAGGCCGCCATGACAGAGCGTCACCCGGTGGTCGTCGGCATCGACGGATCCCGGGCCGCACTGGACGCGGCGCTGTGGGCG
Protein-coding sequences here:
- a CDS encoding Acg family FMN-binding oxidoreductase; the encoded protein is MSDTMVDSEVIRGAVQLACRAPSLHNSQPWRWVVDTDGLKLFLDPARLMFSADSSGREAVISCGAVLHHLRVALAAAGFAAHVDRLPDPNHRDHLATVTVTSMDFVTEAHRRRADAILLRRTDRLPMAAAPAWESFEQWMRTRLEADVQLDVLADHARPRLAETSHMTEALRLYDSSYHAELSWWTAPFEISAGIPQSALVSAEESERVDLGRSFPVTRGAERRAAIDEDRATIVVLSTDGDDRLDALRSGEAMSAVLLEATMAGLATCTVTHVTELESSRALVGGLLEREARPQVLIRIGLAPAIEQVPPPTPRRALEEVLQFG